One part of the Halobacteriovoraceae bacterium genome encodes these proteins:
- a CDS encoding Hpt domain-containing protein: MQAKSNLGKKQSLATKFIFYIVLFGVSVTILVSAGLLYRDYNTYNSAVKNQLDEIEKSVSSSLSQSLWDMNEEQIQNQLEGIWKLPDMAYAGVILPDEEKAAYLVGQKLTSGFVLKEIDIMKTGEDGKKSTVGKLVLMASLEGVVKRIKNQVVVILGTQILQSIVVSIIILIFFRGLVSKHLLRMANFAESLDLDKLGDDNLELDRKPVRDELGKVVSAFNNMKGNLKKSHEQLQEYAATLEQKVEERTKEIEVEKAKVSNLLNSMRQAIFSIDANRKVVSPVSAFTSTVFGMNPVGKDIYETLFKDLDRESEEFSMLNTALISIFGEDDLQYELSEENLTNKLVYRKNDDENDGQRIFSISYNPMFDSNGILTNLMFVVEDITELERLQMEMEEEKRVSEKKIQIIREIASNDIEDIEVFLKDAPQMVSDSLILAKSLREGENLQENLGDLFRTLHTLKGNSRSYNFGEISNATHRAENLVKKGTDLISSNQEIEEDLITELNVRLYNINAELQAYSDLANRVFRIENEFEAKILHGAITHMTHLDNLFGKHIEEYERSFYDKNVSIDQRKELYNKLIKNLPDNDTMKKINRSLHSLKGEFRSLNKKEMSEKILRLEIKFANLENERFETFEKEIIPELNDIKQEIKSMYIGLGHSHPYSLKVDTWIGIVISLYEFTKMFQEDILIKNNLKSLFNMKQIIDRVKSDATNLKLYYLETIVSDLEEFLYPDNFETERSSKEINNRLSLCWNYFALVSRLIENMSDDRRADHLKILKELPSDVKKLKAFFEKKKYLKSEGKSLILSTAEKIWHEDGNPYEFFKSIENYFTNKHQSFIEAFIFEDKSGSSQLKMMFKDLKDTQNFYELPEDIKNAIEQKDPIALTLKDLFSTDNGGHNSYRFVKYIDIIQLLRGADSKEDTNVEIAHKAHLMQVVSENYNRLGELIKSGKSIEKIQSAYSKLTDIPVMSSLGKYSNMIKDISSRLDKKVDFKISGEDVTMNRDKFFLVQDAVVHIIRNSLDHGLETAEERKTHGKKDHGLLQIIGREDNGNIMIKISDDGRGIDSERVCQKAIESGLIKEENAKKMTPEERLNLIFIPNLSSKSEVSDLSGRGVGMDIVKTNVEKIGGKIEIASNLGVGTSIILKIPA; this comes from the coding sequence ATGCAAGCAAAAAGTAATTTAGGTAAAAAGCAATCTCTTGCAACCAAATTTATCTTTTATATTGTTTTATTTGGAGTTTCTGTGACGATTTTGGTCTCAGCAGGACTCTTGTATAGAGATTACAATACTTATAATTCAGCAGTAAAGAATCAGCTTGATGAAATTGAAAAAAGTGTTTCAAGCTCATTGTCTCAGTCTCTTTGGGACATGAACGAAGAACAAATACAAAACCAATTAGAAGGGATATGGAAATTACCTGATATGGCCTATGCAGGAGTGATATTACCAGATGAGGAAAAAGCGGCATATTTAGTGGGGCAGAAATTAACATCAGGTTTTGTATTAAAAGAAATTGATATTATGAAGACTGGTGAAGACGGAAAAAAATCGACAGTCGGAAAATTAGTTTTAATGGCTTCGTTAGAAGGCGTTGTAAAGCGAATTAAAAATCAGGTTGTAGTTATTTTGGGAACACAGATTCTTCAATCAATTGTTGTTTCAATAATAATTTTAATATTCTTCAGAGGTCTTGTTTCTAAACATTTGTTGAGAATGGCAAATTTTGCTGAATCTTTAGACTTAGATAAGTTGGGAGATGATAATCTGGAATTGGATAGAAAACCAGTAAGAGATGAACTTGGAAAAGTTGTTAGTGCTTTTAATAACATGAAGGGCAATCTCAAAAAATCACATGAGCAATTACAAGAATATGCAGCTACCTTAGAGCAAAAAGTTGAAGAGAGAACAAAGGAAATTGAAGTTGAAAAAGCAAAAGTTTCAAATCTTTTAAATTCTATGAGACAGGCCATTTTCTCAATCGATGCAAATCGAAAAGTCGTTTCTCCTGTTTCGGCCTTCACGTCTACTGTCTTTGGAATGAATCCTGTTGGTAAAGATATTTATGAAACGTTATTTAAAGACCTAGATAGAGAAAGTGAAGAATTTTCTATGCTTAATACAGCTCTCATTTCTATTTTTGGAGAAGATGATCTTCAGTATGAGTTATCTGAAGAAAATCTTACAAATAAATTAGTTTACCGTAAGAATGATGACGAAAATGATGGACAACGAATTTTTTCAATTTCATATAACCCAATGTTTGATAGCAATGGAATCCTTACTAATTTAATGTTTGTCGTAGAAGATATAACCGAATTAGAACGTTTACAAATGGAAATGGAAGAAGAAAAAAGAGTATCTGAAAAGAAAATCCAAATTATCAGAGAGATTGCTTCTAATGATATAGAAGATATTGAAGTGTTTCTCAAAGATGCTCCTCAAATGGTTTCTGATTCACTTATTCTTGCAAAATCATTGCGAGAAGGTGAAAATCTTCAAGAGAATTTGGGTGACCTTTTTAGAACCTTACATACACTAAAAGGAAATTCACGTTCTTATAATTTTGGAGAAATATCTAATGCTACTCATAGGGCAGAAAATTTAGTTAAAAAAGGAACAGATCTCATTTCATCTAATCAAGAAATTGAAGAAGATCTTATCACTGAATTAAATGTTCGCTTATACAATATAAATGCTGAACTTCAGGCCTACAGTGATTTGGCCAATAGAGTTTTTAGAATTGAAAATGAATTTGAAGCAAAAATTCTTCACGGTGCAATAACTCATATGACCCATTTAGATAATCTATTTGGTAAGCATATTGAAGAGTATGAAAGATCTTTCTACGATAAAAACGTATCAATTGATCAAAGAAAAGAACTCTATAATAAATTGATTAAAAATTTACCAGATAATGATACGATGAAAAAAATAAATCGATCCCTTCATAGTTTGAAAGGTGAGTTTAGAAGTTTGAATAAAAAAGAAATGTCAGAGAAAATTTTGAGACTTGAGATTAAATTTGCAAATTTAGAAAATGAAAGATTTGAGACATTCGAAAAAGAGATAATTCCAGAACTTAACGATATCAAACAAGAAATTAAATCTATGTATATAGGACTTGGTCACTCCCATCCTTATTCATTGAAAGTTGATACTTGGATTGGGATTGTCATAAGTCTATATGAATTTACTAAAATGTTCCAAGAAGATATTCTTATCAAAAATAATTTAAAATCACTTTTCAATATGAAACAGATCATCGATAGAGTTAAATCTGATGCTACTAATTTAAAACTTTATTATTTGGAAACAATTGTTTCAGATTTAGAAGAATTTTTATACCCTGATAATTTTGAGACAGAACGATCTTCTAAAGAAATCAATAATCGTTTAAGCTTATGTTGGAATTATTTTGCACTTGTATCTAGACTAATTGAAAATATGAGTGATGATCGACGTGCTGATCATCTCAAAATTTTGAAAGAATTGCCATCGGATGTTAAAAAACTCAAAGCATTCTTTGAAAAAAAGAAATATTTAAAATCAGAAGGAAAATCTCTCATCTTGTCGACTGCAGAAAAAATATGGCATGAAGATGGAAATCCGTATGAGTTTTTTAAGTCAATTGAAAATTATTTCACTAATAAACATCAATCTTTTATTGAAGCTTTTATATTCGAAGATAAAAGTGGGTCTTCTCAACTTAAAATGATGTTTAAAGATCTCAAGGACACTCAGAATTTTTATGAACTTCCTGAAGATATAAAAAATGCAATAGAACAGAAAGATCCAATCGCACTTACTTTAAAAGACTTATTTTCTACCGATAATGGTGGGCATAATAGCTATCGATTTGTTAAGTATATCGATATTATTCAACTTTTAAGAGGCGCAGATAGCAAAGAAGATACAAATGTAGAAATCGCTCACAAAGCACATTTAATGCAAGTCGTATCTGAAAACTATAATAGACTAGGTGAGCTCATTAAAAGTGGAAAAAGTATTGAAAAAATTCAAAGTGCATATTCAAAACTCACAGATATTCCAGTCATGTCATCATTAGGCAAGTACAGTAATATGATAAAAGATATTTCATCAAGATTAGATAAAAAAGTTGATTTTAAAATATCTGGTGAAGATGTAACGATGAATCGTGATAAATTTTTCTTGGTTCAAGACGCCGTTGTTCATATTATAAGAAACTCACTAGATCATGGACTTGAAACTGCTGAAGAAAGAAAAACTCATGGTAAAAAAGATCACGGCCTATTACAAATCATAGGACGTGAAGATAATGGAAATATCATGATAAAAATTTCAGATGATGGACGAG
- a CDS encoding porin: MNLKKLLSKNKALLSVSALMLSFSNVHGAITVAEKDGWKADLTGAVNAYMMYNTPSGAGKEDAFRIRSGFNPSQIGFNVMAPDWNGKKIMSRIAFYPSIQSDNAKSGEPALQLRESFFKISGDTGSFLLGRTLSIFQRQQIIFDQSGLGVGATSESGAGNSTTAGMIGYGYQYTDFNAGVTYMTPDMGGFSLALGLYDPADIGQNGSGTAVAATLKAPRIEFESVYNMSFSGATSLKVYLSGLYQKAEVSTAYGTKSVGNSVTSKGLSAGFIFAMDQFRVGASGYSGQALGMSGNLGGSDVLNTSGKETSSSGYHVQAVQGIGSFEVGVGHGRSRVTGKENTGLQVLVAYHATENLKFNTEFGQFEDKTGKTKTADYSSYNFGATFSF, from the coding sequence ATGAATTTGAAAAAATTGCTATCGAAAAACAAAGCATTGTTGTCGGTCTCTGCCCTAATGTTAAGTTTTTCAAATGTTCACGGAGCAATCACTGTAGCAGAAAAAGATGGCTGGAAAGCTGATCTTACTGGTGCTGTTAATGCTTACATGATGTACAACACTCCAAGTGGTGCAGGAAAAGAAGATGCTTTTAGAATCAGATCTGGTTTTAATCCATCTCAAATTGGTTTCAATGTAATGGCACCAGATTGGAATGGCAAAAAAATTATGTCTAGAATTGCTTTCTATCCTTCGATTCAAAGTGATAATGCAAAATCTGGAGAACCGGCCTTACAATTAAGAGAATCTTTCTTTAAAATTTCAGGAGACACTGGTAGCTTTCTTTTAGGAAGAACTTTAAGCATTTTTCAAAGACAACAAATCATTTTTGATCAAAGTGGCTTAGGTGTTGGTGCTACTAGTGAAAGTGGAGCAGGAAATAGTACCACAGCTGGTATGATTGGATATGGTTACCAATATACTGATTTTAATGCTGGTGTAACTTATATGACTCCTGACATGGGAGGGTTCTCTCTAGCTTTAGGTTTATACGATCCAGCAGATATTGGACAAAACGGTAGCGGAACTGCAGTTGCAGCTACTTTAAAAGCTCCAAGAATTGAATTTGAATCTGTGTATAACATGAGTTTTTCAGGTGCAACATCATTAAAGGTTTATTTAAGTGGACTTTATCAAAAAGCTGAAGTTTCTACTGCCTACGGTACTAAGTCTGTTGGAAACAGTGTTACTTCAAAAGGGCTTTCTGCTGGATTTATCTTTGCAATGGATCAATTCAGAGTTGGAGCATCAGGTTATTCAGGCCAGGCACTTGGTATGAGTGGAAATTTAGGTGGATCTGATGTTTTAAACACTTCAGGTAAAGAAACTTCAAGTAGCGGTTATCATGTTCAAGCAGTTCAAGGAATTGGTAGCTTTGAAGTTGGTGTAGGCCATGGTAGATCTAGAGTAACAGGAAAAGAAAATACAGGACTTCAAGTTTTAGTTGCTTATCATGCAACTGAGAACCTAAAGTTCAATACTGAATTTGGCCAGTTTGAAGATAAAACTGGTAAAACAAAAACAGCAGATTATTCAAGCTATAACTTTGGTGCAACATTTAGTTTTTAA
- a CDS encoding transporter substrate-binding domain-containing protein, which translates to MKNLKVVFAAVFFAVSGVLQASYTILTNEQPPFVIKNGDKAEGIAVDIVKEVFKRSKIDYKIEFNPLIRALTTTQKKKNTCAMPVSRSQDREYNYRWVSPLLVTQSAIFVKKGDTRPISVLKEVLKLNIGAIRGSDEAEYLTGFGGNIQEVTTDDANAKKLNGGRIDVWAADSIVGPYYAKKEGVEIESKIVFRSAMRTLACNLDIADKDFQSLENSLDSMYKDGSIKKIFSKYTKTLNIEDTAQFLN; encoded by the coding sequence ATGAAAAATTTAAAAGTTGTATTCGCCGCTGTGTTCTTTGCAGTTAGTGGTGTTTTACAAGCAAGTTATACTATTCTCACAAATGAACAGCCTCCCTTTGTTATTAAAAATGGTGATAAGGCCGAGGGGATTGCCGTTGATATTGTTAAAGAAGTTTTTAAAAGAAGTAAGATTGATTATAAAATCGAATTCAATCCACTTATTAGAGCGTTAACGACAACTCAAAAAAAGAAAAATACTTGTGCCATGCCAGTTAGTCGTTCTCAAGACCGTGAGTACAATTACAGGTGGGTGAGTCCATTGCTTGTGACTCAATCAGCTATTTTTGTTAAAAAAGGCGATACTCGTCCAATATCAGTTTTAAAGGAAGTTTTAAAACTTAATATTGGTGCAATCAGAGGAAGTGATGAAGCAGAATATTTAACAGGTTTTGGTGGAAATATTCAAGAAGTGACAACTGATGATGCTAATGCAAAGAAACTTAATGGTGGAAGAATTGATGTATGGGCAGCAGATTCAATTGTAGGACCTTACTATGCTAAAAAAGAAGGTGTTGAAATTGAAAGTAAGATTGTCTTTAGATCTGCTATGAGAACACTGGCCTGTAATTTAGACATCGCTGATAAAGATTTTCAATCTTTGGAAAATTCTTTGGATTCTATGTATAAAGATGGTTCAATTAAAAAAATCTTTAGCAAATACACTAAAACACTTAATATTGAAGATACTGCCCAGTTTTTAAACTAG